A stretch of DNA from Salvelinus sp. IW2-2015 linkage group LG20, ASM291031v2, whole genome shotgun sequence:
TGCTGCAAGATATTTcagcatattatatatatatatatatacacagtaccagtcagacgtttaacacctactcattcatggggttttctttagttttttacacctacccttgaatgagtaggtgttaaacgtttgactggtactgtatataaacacatACCCGATCACAAAGATTCAAACAATCTTTGCCTGAACACGATGTTTCACAAAGTTAACACACAACATTACAACCTGGAGATGTTTTGAACAATAGTATTTTGTTGTGTTCCTTTTTTTCTATTtggaaaaacaatacatttgactTGATAAAAAGTCAACTTAAATCAACAACAGTCAGTgcaatatttaaaatatatatatatatatataaaaaatatcaaGTTTAAGACAAGCGATGCATATTTTTTTGTTCCACTAAAACCAATCTATTCCTTGATGTTTCTTTCTAATGGCTTTAGTTTGCTTTTCCAGGTACATGGAAGGACAGTCCTTAATCCCTGGTGTCTCTCCTTACTGTAGCGAGGGAAGACCCCCAGGTAGCAACATAAAGCCACACACtcgaggagaggagcaggccacACACAGGCCAGGGAAGGGGAACACAGCTCAACTCACTCAGGACACAACAGTCAGATGAATGCAGCAGACACAGACATATATACACATTCATTCATGCACGCATGtgcgctctctctcacacacacacagacagatgcacacacacacagggatttcCATTGAATGACTGTGATGCTATCagatatttgtctttcacttACTGTTGGCCATTGAGTaaaatcaaatataaaacatacaaGCAGCATTGAAACAAACATTATGGTGCCATGACTTTCAAAATGCAGCAGGCAGTTTAAACCATTTGTTATATATCCTGCAATAGTCATGTAGATGTTAGTCATCATAACATGACAgtaataaaatgttttactcctgCTCAGTAGTAACTATTTTTAAGCCTCAACTCCTGCAGTTACCCGGACAGGCACCAGGGGGAGTAAAAGGCTCTGCATTTTGTGCAATAAAACTCCCTGCATTTATAAGTcaggcaataaaatgcaatttttgtGACTAAATAGAAACTTCAAACAGAACGActatataatgtatttttttataattttttttaatcggcAATGTGTGTTTGCAACCATACCTTTACAGaaaggcaaaaaaaacaaaaaaaaacgcttTGCTTGTCAGATTAAAGTTTGGTTGTAGTGTGGGAAATAAATTCATCCCAGATGAAGATAAGAAACGGGCTTGATTAATATGAAATAGACATTATTGCTTTGCAGAAGAAACACCATAGTTGTCTCCTAGCCTATATCACCGGGTTAAATAACATTGGCTTGYGGCCTACTGCTAAAATAGctattatttaaaatgtttgtgtGGGTATGAGCATTATTTTGGCCTATAGACAGGCTTGGGGATAGGCTAGATCAGCGGTTTCCAACtagggggtactaggacccctgggggttcttggcctatccacaggtggtacttgagaagactcagaccctaggcctactggtaaaatgcacatgagggggtacttcaggtacagtaaccaaaaatgGTTGCGAACCACTGTGCTAAAGGATGTGTGTGACTCCCCATATTGGAGTGTTGTGAGTGAGCAAGAGTCCAATGGTTTTGAATACTTTACAGTCGAGGTAGTTGGCAAAGAAAACCAAACAAGAAGTTAATGAGGGACAAAGAAGAGTCTCTCTTTAGCAAGGTCAAATTTAGGCTTATTGTGACATGGGGTCTCCACACAGGATAGTTTATACTATGATAAGCATAGAGTCTGAAGCAGCTTTATAAGTCACCCTAAATATTTCTTAAACGTaacagatttgatttgaaaagaatAACCACAGAAWTTTCAAAATGCATCTTGTCAATGTACCTTCATAAATAGAACCCAGCCTGTATTCACAGTGATGACCAGGGTGTTGTTCGTTAAAATACTGAAAGGAGATTAAAGTGAATTCCAAATGCCACTTTCCTGACGTTTTGATACAAAGCGAAAGCAGCGGTTTATATCACATTAACCATTGACACTGCGGTCGCACTGGCCTGAAAAGACATTGATACATGCCAGCAGCCTGCTTGAAGAAGGCAGGGCGCATTCAGctacttttttttattataaagaaACAAAGTAAAGCtattgtgtaaagtacttaacaaCATTAAGTCAATAGTCGTTACAATGATTACACATCTGGAAATGCCAgttgggtatatatatatatatataggcctaataaTGCTGCTCTTTGAAATAGATCAAATTCtacaatttaaaaaagaaataatagCCAAATACAGGATGGCCTTCATTTCCCGTGTTCACCTTTTCTTCCCTTTCATATATTCCAGCATGCAGCCACAGCAACAAGTGCCATCTTTCAGTATATAAAATCATTTAAAAGGGTCTTACAAAGTGACCACCGCAGCTACAGGGCGACACCTCAATACGAAGCCCAATAAAGAAGTGTTTCAATGTAACCGCGACAAAAAAATATAGAAAGTCTATCGCTGCGTAAAACTAGGCTGCTATCAGGTCTCGGGACCCAAACACTGGCTTAGTTATTTTATACGTCCCAATCTATTATACACGTTCAAGGAAAAAGCTTTAGTACCAACCCAccaaaatggcgttttttttatGCTGAAGCGGATACAAGAACCATGTGGTGTTTGACTCACGAGTGAGAGAGACCCCCGTTTGGTTTTGATGAAAGGGAAGTTACTGTGTTTTGTAGGCTATAATTTGGCACAACTATAGATCGAAACGCTAATTTATAAGGGCTTTCCGTGTGTTTACCTGACAGCAGTGTAGCAGATCACCGTGCGCCAGAAGAGTATTTTGCCTTAGTGATGAGGTATAGGACTATGTCTTGATGTCCTCCAAAAGCGGCAATGTGTAAGGCACTCCACCCTTCCCTGTTCGCCAATCGAATATCGGCTCCGAATTTCACCAGCAGTTTTACAAGTTCGAGATTCCCGTCGATGACTGACTGATGCAACGCCGTCTGTCCTTCGGGCCCGAAGGAGTTGACATTGAATTCGCAGTTTGTCATGTTCTGGAGCAACGAGTGGAGTTCCTTTGTGTTACCTTGCTTCACCGCCTCTTGGAATACGATCTGAGGCGCAGAGCAAGTTGATACATCCCCTTGACTCATGGTGAAACTGGGATATAGAGATAGATCCTGTGCCTTTCTATGTGATAGTCACTGGTCGAGTCTCTGGCGTTGGAATACTGGATTAATACCAGTTGTAAGGCACTTTAGAAACGTGTATACTATATATATGATAAAACCACTAATATCCCAAAATGGACACAGACAAAATAACACACTTGGTGTGCAAAAGATTAAAGGTTGCGAAATCCAACTCCCTACAAAGTGTGTTTATAAGAGATCCAAGTGTCGCAAGGTGtagtctccccctcttctcctccgttGTTACTAGCAGCAACAGGTAGTATATGCTATATTGCAGAGATGGAGCAGAGCGACAGGTATTCTGTAAGAACGGCCACGGTATCGTTATCTCCAAACAAGGTGAATAAAATGCAGTTGAATCTGGGCAGGTTGGTTCTTCTTGTGATTTTACCCTCTTGCCTGCAGGATCCTGGAGCCGCCGCAGTTCGTCTGGCAAGGAGGGCTGTGTGAGACAGGTAGGGTCCACGTCAGTGCACTGAACAATACTCCCCAACGGTTACATTCCAACTAATACATCAAAAACACTTTTATGCACACTTTAAAGAATACGGTTGAGATACAATTCCCGATAAATATTATGTTATGATTAAAATAGAAAACATGTGGGTACTACTTGCCTGTGACAATTGGACGGGTCCTGGCGACGACGTAGTATGAAATTCCCCCGCGTGCCCCGTGCTTCGCGTCCTTCGTGCGATCCCAGTGAGTCTCTGCTCTGCAGTGCGCGCGACGGGGATATTTTACGCGTcctttatttgcatgacaatggTATTCCATAGAATCAACTCTTGTGAAATGGGCGGAAACGGAGCGAGGTAATTGGCTACTGGGTCGGTTTGGGCAGGGTCCACAAGTGTGAAACCTTAGAGTAAGGCGTGGTCTCGTGGAAACAAATGGCATCTATAAAATAAAACAACTATAAAATTGACAATTTTACTCCCTCGCGTGAGAGACGTGACTCAAGGGAGGATGGTGTTGAAGGACTCAtaaacgacaaagtgaaaaaatacAGAGAAAAGCAATATAATGTTGTTTAGGAAAGCAGCGGATCCAAGCGCATGGAGCCATAACGCATGTTGCAAAAACTATTCGGATCTGAAGTTGTATTTCGACGGACGAATAGTGCAACCACACaagcatatatatatttatatatattttttaaatgtaaaaagcaAAGGAGTAATACTGTACTGTAAAGGGCCTGTTATGCGTCGTATTTCGTGCCATGGTGTTAATTCGGGCTCAGACGGCGTTAAAAGCAACAAACTAGCAAAGCCGAGTTGTGGTTTGCTACTTACTGTATGTCAAAAACGATGTCCAACTCCTTCTGAAACAATGAAATTGCATAAAAAGCAGTAAGGGATTGTCACCATTGGTGTAGAATAAAATACTGTGTGTGCTATTGTCGATCGCTAGAGATCTGATACTGTACACATAACATGTGGCCAAATATAGGTAACATACGCTTCTTCCATAGACTAACGACTCTAAAATACTCAAAACTAAAACTTTGTTAGGTTTATACATTTCACACAAACAGATAATGTATATCCTAATCTTATATAAAAGAGGGTGACAAAATACGCATGAGCCTACTTTAGGAAATAAACATATTTGGCTTATTTACTTGTCTGCAATCTAGCTCTTTTGGCAATAACCATGTATACATTGGACAGAGAAAAACAAATGGCCCCTTAAACTTCTATAAAACAACTCGAGCCCAAGTCTAGTGGTATAGCCTCCCGCCATATAACAACGCCAAGAGAAGAGACACCTCTCTGGCGGTTACAATCCATCTACATGTCATCTGCGGACATTCCAGTTGTTTTAAAGTGACAAGAAGCAATAGAACTTCAAATAACAAAAGCATGTGCGACTTCCTTATGCAAGTGAAAAGAGGTGACGTTGCGCATAGAATGACACGCATCAGCCTAGTTCAGCCGCAGCATAGCTACCGTGGGAACCGGACGGCTGCGATTGTAAGTTGTTGCTTGCCTGGAAACCACACAAGGTAAATTGAACCTTTTGCTCCGTTTGGTATAGGCTTCACTAGCCTGGGAGTCCTATCTATAGACCGATGTATGATACTTTAACCACCTCGTCTTTTCATAGTTAAGCAGTTTCCGTTTGTCCTCAGGTTCCCACACACTCCACTGTACACTCCAATGTACATTTGGTGCACGTATGCGATGACTCAGTCTGTTGATTAATAACATAGGCCTATACATCCGATACGCAGGACTACTTTAGCTCACCACAAAGGTAAATGCACATAGTAGCCTAcaaataataacaaaacaaactcaTAACTTTGCTGGCTATGTTAGTAAATCTATTATGTATGTAATAGGAAAACAATTCAGCTGACAACTTCACATAACGGAAAAGCCACAGTTGAATGGTTTCATCATACACCTACGTGGTatttactggtgtgtgtgtgtgtgtgtgtgtgttaatcagtCTGCACACGTTTCCGTTTATTTGTACCATAGCTGAGAGAAACCAAGTGCATTTTGAAATCACATATCAATAAGTGCAGACCTTTGGTTCTTGTTGAGACAGAATTATCAAAATGCAGGCAAAAATAGTAACCTTGACAAAAACTCCTTATAATAGAACCTTGACAAACTCCTTATAATAGTAACCTTGACAAACTCCTTATAATAACCTTGACATACTCCTGTATAATCTAGAACCATTGACATACTCCTTATAATAGAACCTTGACATACTCCTTAAACTAGAACCATTGACAGTACTCCTTATAATAGAACTTGACATACCTCCTATAAATAGGTACCTTGACAAACTCCTTTATAATAGAACCCTTGACATACTCCTTTATAATAGTAACCTTGACAAACTCCTTATATAGAACCTTACATACCTCCTATAATAGAACTTGACATACTCCTTATAATAGCTGAAACCTTGACAACTCTTACTAATGAACCTGACATACCTCTATAATAGAACCTTGACATACTCCTTATAAATAGAACCTTGACATACTCCTTATAAATAGTAACCTGACATAACTCCTTATAATAGAACGCTCTGACATACTCCTTATAATCGAACCCTTGACATACTCCTTATAAAGAACCTTGACACTACTCCTTCAATAATAGAACCTTGACATACTCCTTATAATAGAACCGGTGACAACTCCTTTAATCTTATACTATATAGAACCTTGACATACCTTATAATAGGAACCTTGACATCTCCTATAATAGAACCTTGACATACTCCTTTAATACACTACGCTAACCTGAACCTGACATACTCCTTATATAATAGAACCTTGACATACTCCTCTATATAGACCTTGACAAACTCCTTATAATAGAACCATTGGACATACTCTTATAATAGTTAACCGTTGACATACTCCTTATAATAGAACCTTGACATACCTCACTTATAATAGAACCTTTGACATAACTCCTTATAATAGAACCTTGACAATACTCCTTATAATAGTAACCTTGACATACTCCTTATAATAGAACCTTGACATACTCCTTATAATAGTAACCTGACAAACtccttataatagaacgcttgacATACTGCCTTATAATAGAACCTTGACATACTCCTTATAAGATGTAAGCCTTGACATACTCCTTATAATAGAACCTTGACATACTCCTTATAATAGTAACCTGACAACTCCTTATAATAGAACCTTGACATACTCCTAAATAGACCTTGACATAAACTCCTTATAATAAACCTTGAACATACTCCTTATAATAGAACCTGACATACTCCTTATAATAGAACCTTGACATACTCCGTAGATAATAGAACCTTGACATACTCCTTATAATAGAACCACTTGACATGACTCCTTACTAATAGACCTTGACGATACTCCTTATAGAATAGAACCTTGACATGTACTCCTATAATAGAACCTTGACAAACCCTTATATAGAACCTTGACAAACTCCTTATAAATAGAACCTTGACATACTCCTTATAATAGAACCTTGACATACTCCTTATAATAGAACCTGACAAACTCCTTATAATAGAACCTTGACAAACTCCTTATTGAAAATATAAGCCTGACATATCCTTATAATAAACCTTGACAAACTCCTTATAATAGAACCTTGACAAACTCCTTATAATAGAACTTGACAACTCCTTATAATAGAACCTTGACATACTCCTTATAATAGAACCTTGACAAACTCCTTATAATAGAACTTGACAATACTCCTTATAATAGTAACCTTGACATACTCCTTATAATAGAAACCTTTACAAACTCCTTATAATAGTAACCTTGACATACCCTATATAATAGAACCTTGACAAAACTCCTTATAATGAACCTGGACAAACTCCTTATAATAGTAACCTTGACATCCTGAACTGCCTTATAATAGAAGCCTTGACATACTCCTTATAATAGAACCT
This window harbors:
- the LOC111980662 gene encoding notch-regulated ankyrin repeat-containing protein A → MSQGDVSTCSAPQIVFQEAVKQGNTKELHSLLQNMTNCEFNVNSFGPEGQTALHQSVIDGNLELVKLLVKFGADIRLANREGWSALHIAAFGGHQDIVLYLITKAKYSSGAR